CAGAAGGCAAGAACCTGATCCTGATCCAAGCCGAATCCCTTGAAAACTGGGTGATCGGACAGAAGATCAACGGCAAGGAAATCACGCCGAACCTGAATCGCCTGCTGGAGCACAGCATCTATGCTTCCAACTTCTACCCTCAAACAAAAGGGGGCAGGAGCTCGGATGCCGAGTTCATCCTGAACACATCCATGCTTCCGGTGGCAGAGGGAAGTACCTTCTTCAGGTATCCAACCAATCATTACACAACCCTTCCAGGACTGTTGAAGGAAAAAGGGTATTCCACATTGGCCTTCCATGGTGACGAAGGAACCTACTGGAACCGAAGAGAAGCGTATCCTCATATCGGGATCGATAAATATTATGACATAGAGGATCTCGAAGAAGGGGAACACATCGGCATGGGTCTGAGCGATGTGGAATTCTTCAAACAATCCGTCGACATCCTGAGCAAAAAGGAAGATCCGTTTTACGGCCTGATGATCACGCTCACAAGCCATACGCCGTTCATCCTGCCGGACACATACAGAGAACTGGAATTTGAATCTCAATATAGTGAAACGTCCGCGGCTAATTATCTGCAGACCATTCACTACCTGGATATGGCGATCGGTAAAATGATAGCTGACCTGGAAGAGCGGGGCATGATGGACGACACCATCGTAGCCATTTACGGAGATCACGCCGGATTTGAAAACAGCTACAAAGAAAAAATGATGAAGGAAAATCCGAAAGTCGAGGGAATCGATGAATTAGGAAGAGTACCATTCATCATTTACAATCCTGAATTTGAGAAACTTGAAATCACGAAAGCCGTAGGTCAGATTGACATGTACCCGACTCTGGCTTACATGCTTGGAATCCCTGAAGAAAAATATGACCAGTCCATCACAGGCCGAAACATCCTCACGACAAAAGAAAGTTTCGCTGTGATTCCGCTGGAAAACAAAATCATCATGGAAAACGAAGCAGACCAGGCACACAAAGAGTTCGAACTACGTGCACAGCAAGTATCTGATCTGGTCATCCGCAGTAATTTCTTTGAAGAAGAAGAGGAATAAAGAGTGAACGCCTGTCTCCTTGGGGGATGGGCGTTTTTTTGGCTGGAGTGTGGCGTGGCTCGTGAACAGGGTAAAGAAAATTCGACATGCCGGCATGATTATTGCGAAATGTCGCATGAAAATCTAGAATTCCGCATGAAAAACCCATAACCCGCACGATTATCCTATATCCCGCATGATCATGGTCCATTCCCGCATGATTATCCTGCGCCGACGTTCCGAGCAAAGAATAATCCACCTGATCCGGCCCATTGGCTGCATTCAGGAGCACACTCTCAGCTAAA
The DNA window shown above is from Rossellomorea vietnamensis and carries:
- a CDS encoding LTA synthase family protein: MNLVNKLKQGLLSIWQDKLLLISAIGLSIKVVLFYLFLGKGLFEVKSLFVTLPGTILMLFSFVFLFKTWSRKTVIILINVVATFLLLAQMWYIRYFGTPLSFFAVLQTSNLSGLGPSIRELMNGLDILFVVDIILLFVLVKKKSFSIPKIHWRTFIIVFLAGFCILAVKPMKNHYIDGAPFAQIFKIYDRYDYMMKFNPLQYSALDLYLFYQNNRYMNLSDEERQLVEDWYKQKDEFRKEDKDLHPEYKGIAEGKNLILIQAESLENWVIGQKINGKEITPNLNRLLEHSIYASNFYPQTKGGRSSDAEFILNTSMLPVAEGSTFFRYPTNHYTTLPGLLKEKGYSTLAFHGDEGTYWNRREAYPHIGIDKYYDIEDLEEGEHIGMGLSDVEFFKQSVDILSKKEDPFYGLMITLTSHTPFILPDTYRELEFESQYSETSAANYLQTIHYLDMAIGKMIADLEERGMMDDTIVAIYGDHAGFENSYKEKMMKENPKVEGIDELGRVPFIIYNPEFEKLEITKAVGQIDMYPTLAYMLGIPEEKYDQSITGRNILTTKESFAVIPLENKIIMENEADQAHKEFELRAQQVSDLVIRSNFFEEEEE